The window AAGCTGCCGGTACAAATAGTTGGAAACTACCCTTTGATTTTCTTTATGGGTTTTAGTGTCGTATCCATAGGCATAACGCTGTGGCTGCGTCCAACTAGCCTGCCTCACAGACTTTACTCGAGATGGTGGATGGTTTTTCTATGTGTTCTTGTCATTTCAATTATACCTCCCGCTTTAGTTAGAGCGTTGATCTATCAGCCCTTTTCAACCCCAGGGGGATCAATGGTGCCTACTCTGGTGCCTGGCGATAGGTTATTTGCTGACAAATTAGCTTACGGATATGGTCCTTACAGCTTTCCGTTTTCGGATGTGTTGTTCGGAAGCCGCCCTTGGCCGGACAACCTAAATCGTGGTGATATTGTGGTATTTAGGCTGCCTCAGGATCCACAAACTTCATACATAAAGCGAGTCATAGGACTGCCGGGTGATACCGTTCAAATGGTGGATGGTTACACCATTCTCAACGGCGTCAGACTTTCACAAGAGAAAATGTCAGACTACCTTTATGATGGAACAACAGGGATAGCGCGTTACAGGGAAACCCTGCCTTTCGGGCGATCATACACAATCCTGAATCTTTACGATAATACCGAACTCGACAATACGCCGGAGTTTGAAGTCCCCGACAACAGCTTTTTTGTTCTTGGAGATAACCGGGACAATTCGTTGGACTCCCGCCTTTCGATGGGCATGATCCCAATCGACAATCTTGCCGGCAAGGCCGTATGGATTTACGCCAACTCAGGGGGCGACCTTGATAGAGCCCGACAGGATTTGTCGGAAAACTAACTGAAGTGCTGTCGTACTTTGAGCGCCTGTTCCACCGCCGCCACGGCGTGAAGGGCGGTTGTGTCGTAGAGCGGCAGCGCGCTATTGGTCTCGTCGACGGCCATCGTCAGTTCGGTGCAGCCAAGGATGATGCAGTCACATCCGTCGCCGCGCAGGTCATCGATGGCGGCGTGAAAGAATCTGCGGGCATCGGCCCTGACCTCGCCGAGGCATAGCTCCTCGTAAATGATGCGATGGATGGCGTCGCGTTCCTTGCTGTTCGGTACCACGACATCAAGGCCGAAGGCGCTCCGCAGACGATCGGCGTAGAAATCTTCTTCCATGGTGAAACGTGTGCCCAGAAGGCCGACACGCCGACGCCCGTCTTCAACCAATGCCTTGCCTGTCGCATCGGCGATATGCAAGACCGGCAGGCCGCTTCCCGTCTCCACTTCGTCGGCAACCTTGTGCATCGTGTTGGTGGCGATCACCAGGAAATCGGCGCCGGCGGCTTTCAGTCCCGAAGCCGCTTTGGAGAGGATTTCAGCCGTTCCCTGCCAGTCGCCGGAATGCTGGCGCTGCTCGATCTCATGGAAGTTCACCGAATGCAGAAGGATGCGGGCGGAATGCAGGCCGCCGAGCCGGCGTTTGACCTCTTCATTCATCAGTCGGTAGTAAATGGCGGTCGATTCCCAGCTCATACCGCCGATAAGGCCGATCAGTTTCATCGACCTACACCGTCAGATGGGAAAAGGCGGCCAGAACCTCTTCATAGACGCCGCGCTTGAACGGTACGATGAGGCCGGGCAGGTCTGAGAGCCGCCGCCATTGCCAGGTATCGAATTCCGCCTTGTAGCCGTCGGGTGGCGGATTGATGGCGATTTCGCTTTCGTCACCTTCAAACCGGAAGGCGAACCAACGCTGGGTCTGACCGCGATATTTGCCCTTAAGGGCAACGCCCATCAAATGGTCGGGCAGATCATATTTGATCCATTCGGGCGCTTCGGCAAGCAGCGATATGCTGCGAATGCCGGTTTCTTCGTAAAGCTCGCGTCTTGCCGCGTCGATGGGCTCTTCACCCTTGTCGATACCGCCTTGCGGCAGTTGCCAGCGGAAGTCGGAGGGCGACAGTTCACCCTTTTCCTCGGCAATACGGTGACCGGCCCAGACGAGCCCTTCCTTGTTGATGACAACAACACCGACACAGGGCCGGTATGCCATGAGTTCGGTCTTGCGCTTGTTCATCTTTTCAAAAATCTTCCGGGTCGTCAGCAAGCGCCGAAACGGCGACGATTTCAATACCACGCGCCTTGGCTTCATTGGCCCATGCCGCGATGGCGTTGACGCTGGTCTCAAAGGCCGAAGCGATGGCGATCGCCGATCCGTTCCTGCGGGCAATACGCTCGGCTTCGTCCAGCTTTTTCATGATCTGAATGCGGTTTACCTCGTGATCGACCACCATGTCAGCGGTTGCATGGGGAACGCCGATCGCGGAAGCAAGTGAGCCTGTTACCGTTCGCGCCGAAGTTCCGTCATCAAGAAAGAGAATACCCCGGCGGGCTATATCGCGCATGATCGGTTCGGTGGCGTCGGGATCGGACAGGAATCGGGCGCCCATGAAATTCATGATGCCCGTATAATTTGTGATGCGGCCGAGCGCCCAATGCAGATCGGCCAGGTTCTGTGGGGTTCCGTCTTCGACAACCAGCGTATGGGGACCCGGATCGTTCTGCGGATAGTTGAAGGGCTCGAAGGGCACCTGCAACAAGACCTCATGTCCTGCCCGTCTGGCTTCCTGCAGCCAGCGCTGCAGGCTGTTGCCGCTGGCGGCGAAGGCAAGGGTTATCTCCTCCGGAAGGGTGGCGATGGCATATTGCGTGCCGGTCTGGCTGAGGCCGAGACCGCCGACGACGATGGCAATGCGGGTGCCGCGTGCGCCGGACCAGGGGCGTGCATAGGCCTCGAGTGCGCGCCGCCCGTCGGCGCTCTTGATCGGCAGGCGTCCGAAGTCCGTATCTTCAAGAAGTTCGGGGACCGGCAGATGCGCCATGCGCGGGTCCTGCCCGACCGTTTCAGCGCCTGAGATGATCAAAGGTCCGTCACCGGACCTGTCGCGCGGCGAGATGGTCGTAACAACCCCACCCTCATCGGTCAGCGTGCGTGCGATTTCCGCGCCTGAATCGCCAGCAACACGTTCCTCTGAGGCAATGCCGCCCTCAATAACGATGGGTTCGGATTGTGCGGGTTGTTCACTGGCGGCGACTTGTTTTTCAGCCGGTTCTGGCGCACCGCGCAACGGGCTTTGCTGCAACGCCATGTATCCGGCACCGCCGAACAGGATGAGCACGGCAATTCCCGCAATCATCCAGCGGCCCTTCCGGCCGCTACCTGCCGCCGGTTTTTTTTGCCGCCGATCCTGCCCAAGCGGTTTGTTTAGTTCGGAACCTGTGTCCACAGCCGCCGGTTCAACCTTGATCCTGATTCAGAACCGCCCGCTTTCGCGGGCGGTGTCTTTAAGCTTATTCGGTCTTGGGGGTTTCCTTGTCAACCTCCTTGGCCGCCTTCAACGTGTTGTCCGGGCTAGGTGGAAATGCCGGATCGGTTCTTTCGCCGCGCAGCAGTTCCAGCGCAAAACCGAGTTGTTCGTCATCCTCGGGCTCTGGCGGAACATAGGCAATGGAGCCGGATCCTTCTTCGGTTTCATCCTGACCCTGAATGTGCCCGCGCAGTTCCGATTCTCCGGTTTCACGGACCCGGCCCTGCAGTTCCTCGGGCAGCGGCTGCTCGACAATGATGTCAGGCTTGATGCCGGTTCCCTGGATCGACTTGCCGGACGGCGTGTAGTAGAGCGCCGTCGTCAGGCGCAGCGCGCCGTTCTCGCCAAGCGGGATGATTGTTTGAACGGAGCCCTTGCCGAAGGACCGGGTGCCGACAACTGTCGCCCTGTGGTGGTCCTGCAGGGCGCCCGCGACAATCTCCGAGGCACTGGCGGAGCCGCCATTGACAAGCACGATGATCGGTTTGCCGTCGGTCAGATCGCCCGGGCGCGAATTGTAGCGACGGGTTTCTTCTGAGTTGCGGCCGCGGGTCGAAACGATTTCCCCACGGTCGAGGAAGGCATCGGACACGTTGATCGCCTGATCGAGCAGACCGCCCGGGTTGAGCCGCAGGTCGATGACATAGCCCTTGAGTTCATCAGCAGGGATCTTGTCTTCGATATCCTTGATGGCATTTGCCAGGTCGTTATAGGTCTTCTCGGTAAAGGAAATCACGCGGACATAGCCGACATTGTCCTCAACCCGGTGCCTTACAGCCCGGATCTTGATGATCGCACGGGTGATTTCGATGTTTATCGGCGCATCTGCACCTTCTCGCAGGATCGTCAGATTGATATCGGAGCCGACCGGGCCGCGCATTTTGTCGACGGCCTGGGACAAGGTCAGGCCGCGCACCGCTTCGCCGTCGATTTCCGAGATCAGGTCGCCGGCAAGGACGCCGGCCTTGGAGGCAGGCGTTTCGTCGATGGGCGTGATCACCTTGACCAGTTCGCTGTCCTGATCGAGCGTCACTTCGATGCCGAGGCCGCCGAATTCACCGCGCGTCTGGGTGCGCATGTCGTTCGCGTCATCGACATTGAGGTAGCTGGAATGCGGGTCGAGCGAGGTCAACATGCCGTTGATCGCGCTCTCGATCAGTTCTTTCTCCTCCGGCGGTGTTACATATTGCGCGCGCACGCGTTCGAACACGTCACCAAAAATGGAGAGCTGTTTGTAGGTTTCGGAGTTGGCCGCGACGGCCGACGAGCCGGAATATTGCAGCGCGGTGACTGATACCGCGCCAATGAAAACTCCGACGGTCAGAATTAGTACCTTACGAATCATTTCGTACCCTTCCGGACGGATTGCTGGCCCACCACGGAGCCGGATCAACGGGTTTTCCGTTTTTTCTAAATTCAATGTAGAGCGTTGGCTCCGTCGAAGCTAGAGCCAATACCGATGCCGACACCACCTTTGTCCTGGTCATGCGGCCTATCGGTTCGCCCGCCACGACAAATTGGCCGATGTCGGCATTTGTCCTGCCCATTCCGGCCAATACCAGGTGATAACCGTCCCCTGCGTTGAGGATAATCAATTCCCCGTAGGAGCGGAACGGACCTGAATATACCACCCAACCATCGGCAGGCGCTGTCACAATCGCGTCAGCCACGGTTGAGACGGTCATGCCCTGCAGAGTCTGACCGGACCCATCATCTTCCCCGAAACCGAACTTCTGGCTGCCGGCGACGGGCAGTTCGAGCTTCTTCTTGAGTTTGGAGAAGGCAAATGCGGGCGCAATACGGTTGGCGTCCGGTGTTCCCTCGCGCGCCTGTTCGCGTGCCTTCTGGCGCTGCTCCTTGGCCTCTTCCTCACGTCTCTTTTCCGCCAGGCGCGCTTCTGCGGCGGCCTTGCGGACCGAGTCGATTTCGGTACCCAGAGAGGCAATCAGGTCTTCAAGACTTTTGGCGCGGGCAGCGAGCCTTTGCGATGCTTCAGCTTCAAGGGCCAGCTTCTCCTGACTTTGTTCGGTCAGTTTGCGTTTTTCAGCGAGCAAAAGGGTCAGGCGCTCTTCCTCTTCAGCCTGGTTTTCGAGTGTTGCCAGCAGCAGTTCACGTTCATTGGCTATGGATGCCCGGATGTCGGTGAGTTCCTTCAGATCATCTACGAGCTGCTGCGTCTGCTCTCGAATTTCCGGCACAACCGCACCGAGGAGAATGGCACTGCGGACCGATGAGAGCGCATCCTCAGGGCTTACGAGCAGGGCCGGCGGCGGGTTGCGCCCCATGCGCTGCAGTGCGGCCAAAACTTCCGCCAGCACGCCGCGCCGTGCGTTGAGCGAGGCACGAGCACTGGTTTCTCGGCCGTTGAGACTTGCCAGCCGCAATTCGCTCTCGGAGATATCCTCGCTGAGCTTCTTTTGCGTTTTTGCGCTCTGCACCAGTTCGATGCGCAGCGTCACCTCATCCTTCTTGAGGGCCTCGATGCTGTCTTCCAGGGCTTCACGACGCTCTTTCGAAAGCTCGATATCGGCAGACAGTCGTTCAAGCTCGCCGAGGCCCTTTTTGCGCTGTTCATCGAGTTGTTCGATGGTGGCAGCGCCGGGACGGGCCGATTTCGGCGTTTTTGAGGTTTGGGCAGCGGCGAAGAGCGGCAAGGCGATGACCGTGCACAATGCAATGGCCGCCACCCATCCGCCGGGCACGGCAAAGCCGGCGCTCCTGCGCGCCGATCCGTCCCTTTTGCCGGTCGCGGGCTTGGGCAGATTGCTTTGCATTATCCTGCGAATCACGGTCTCCCAAAAGCTCCCGACACCATAGCCCGATCGCCGCCGGTGGCAACGCAAAACACCGTGTGCGGGGGGCCTCGACGGTCCGCCATCTTCACGATCGTCATGCCATGTCTCAAATCGTGAAGTTCGCGGATACGATTTGATGCTGTCTGCCAACCAAGCGTGGCCGTGATGTGGCAGAGCGTGGCGAATGGTTAATATGGGCGGTCAGTCTCGGTGATAGGGGTGCCCGGTCAGGATGGTTGCGGCGCGGTAGAGCTGTTCGGCAAGCAGGATGCGCACGATCTGATGCGGCCAGGTGAGTTTTCCGAAGGAAAGGACCTTGTCGGCCTTGTCCAGGAGACTGTCGTCATGGCCATCCGCGCCACCGATCGCGACTGCAAGGTCCCGGCGGCCGATATCGGCCCAGCCGGCGAGGGTATCGGCAAATCTACGCGAAGACATGGTGGAGCCGTGCTCATCAAGAACGAGAAGAACACAATCATCCGGCAGTTGTTTTTCAAGCGCTTCGTATTCCTCGCGCTTGCGCGTGGCTGCGTCGGTTGCCCGGCTTTCGGTAATTTCCACGATGCGGTTGAAATTCAGGCCTCTGGCCGCGCCGGCCTTTTTAAATCGGTCGATATAGCGTGCCGAGAGTTCTCTTTCCGGACCGGCCTTGAGCTTGCCCACGGCGTAAATCGTTACCCGCATTTTGCCTCACGCCATCGTCGTCCCGGCGGCCGGGGCGCTCATTAAAGGCAATCCATATGGCGGGGCACCTGCTCAGACTGAACAGTGCGGCCTGAAACCACACGGATTCAATAGTTTGCCAGCTCCTTGCGTCACTTCCATCAACCTGCTCGCCTGTCGGGCGACGCGGCCGAATCGTGATGCTAGTGCACGGTATCCTCTTCGACTTCAGGGGCCATCCACATCTTCTCGATATTGTAGAATTCCCTGACTTCGGGGCGGAACACGTGAACGATGATGTCTCCGGCGTCGATCAGGACCCAGTCGCCATGACTCAATCCTTCCACTTTCGCCGATCCGAAACCCGCGCTTTTAAGTTCCCGCAACAGATGGTCGCAGATTGCCGTGACATGACGGCTTGAACGCCCTGACGATACAACCATGTGGTCGCCCAGCGCAGACTTACCGGTGATGTCGATGGAGACAACGTCTTCCGCCTTGGATTCCTCGAGGCTGGCGAGGACCAGTTTCAACGCATGGAATGCAGCATTGCCGCTTTCCAGTGCGGATGAGGAAACGCTTGCGGCATTTCCTTTGCTATGTGCTGTTCTCAGTGTCTTTCCTTTCTGTAACAGAACAAGCCCTGTTTTGCCCCTACGGAGACTTTTTGTCTTCCGGCCCCATTGCCGGTGTTTCTCCGCTTCAACGGCTGCCAATCGTCAAAAACGACTCAGACAATAACCGTTGCAGCAAACACCTAGAAAGATAGGCATGGAACGCCAATGGTTTCAAGACAAAGCTCATCACGATTTTTCCGCTGCTTTTTGAACGGCTTAGCCGTTTTGGCCGGTTTCGGACCGCCCCGAAGCTCCGCTATTGCGGAGCGCTGTCGACGACAGGGGGGAGCGCGGACCGTGAATAAAGGTCCAGGCCGGCGGGCGCATGCGTGCGAGTGCAACCGATTGCATTTCATCGACCCGCGCGTGCCCGAACGTCTTGGCCATAACCGAAGACAGGTAGGACAGCGTCGAGCCGGGCCGGTCGACAACAGCGATCGGCACACGATTGGCGATTGCCTGCCAGTTTTGCCAATGGTGAAATCCCGCCAGATTGTCCGCTCCCATGACCCAGACGAAATCGACGCCGCGGTTGCGCGACAGGACAAATTCCAGCGTTTCAGAGGTATAGCTCAGATTATGCACTGCTTCGAACGCGGTGAATTTGACCCGTGGGTCGTGGACGATCTTCCGGCTCAGATCCATGCGTGTCGCCAGGCTTGCCAGCGCGCCGTGATCCTTCAGCGGATTGCCCGGCGTGACGATCCACCAAAGCTGATCGAGACGAAGCCGGCGCAGTGCCGTCTCGGCCACCAGCACATGGCCTTCATGCGGAGGATTGAAAGATCCGCCAAACAGGCCGACCGCCATGCCGGGCTCGACATGGGGCATGCGCAACAGCGCTGCTGGGATCTCATTGCCGTGCATGGCGGTTCCGATTAGGGGCGGGTCTGGCCGTCGCCGTGGACCCGGTATTTGAAGGATGTGAGTTGTTCAACGCCAACCGGCCCGCGCGCGTGCATCTTGCCCGTGGCGATACCAATCTCCGCACCCATGCCGAACTCGCCGCCGTCGGCGAACTGGGTGGATGCATTATGCAAAAGGATCGCTGAATCGATTTCATTCATGAACCGTTCGACAACACCTGCATCCTCGGCAATGACCGCTTCGGTGTGGCTGGAGGAATAGCGGCCGATATGAGCGATGGCACCGTCGATGCCATTGACCAGCGTCACGGAGATGATCGGCGCAAGATACTCGGTCGACCAGTCTTCCTCCGTCGCCAGAACGGCTTGCGCAAAGGCGTGACAGACCTCATGCGACCCGCGAATCTCGCAGCCCGCTGCACTCAGCGCAGTCAGGACCGGCAAGAGGTGTGTTTCGGCGGCTGCCCGGTGGACAAGCAAAGTTTCGGCGGAGCCGCAAATGCCGGTGCGGCGCATCTTCGCGTTGACGGCGATGGCCGTCGCCATGTCGATGTCCGCAGACGCATCGATATAGATGTGGCACAGGCCCTCAAGATGGGCAAAAACCGGCACACGCGCCTCGCCCTGCACCCGTGCAACAAGGCTCTTGCCGCCGCGCGGGACAATGACATCGATGGAGCCGTCCAGACCTTTCAGCATTTCGCCGACCGCCTTGCGGTCTGTCACCGGAACACGCTGGATGGCGTTTTCGGGAAGGCCGGCGGCACGAAGGCCCTCGACAAGACATGCATGGATGGCGGCCGAGGAATTGTGTGAATCCGAGCCGCCGCGCAGGATCACTGCATTGCCGGCTTTGAGGCAAAGAGCACCGGCATCGGCTGTGACATTCGGGCGGCTTTCATAGATGACGCCGATGACGCCGAGCGGTGTGCGCACGCGTTCGATTTTCAGACCGTTGGGCCGGGTCCATTCGGCCATCACGTCGCCGACCGGATCCTTCAGCGCGGCGATGGCGCGGATGCCCTGTGCCATGGCGGCGACCCGGTCCGCGTCCAGCTTCAGCCGGTCGAGGAATGACGCTGCCATGTCGGAAGCCGACGCCTTTTCCATATCGATGGCATTGGCCGCGAGGATGGCGTCGCTTCCGGCCATGATCGCGTCGGCCATGGCATTCAGGGCCTTGTTTTTCTGCTCCGGAGTTGCAATCGCCAGCGGGCCGCTTGCGCTGCGCGCGTTGCGGCCAAGTTCCGCCATGACAGCGGCCACGTCCGTTTCTTTTGCAACTTCATCAAGCATCGTCTTGCTCCTGGCGTCCTTACGCGTCTTCATTCGGGGCTATTTGCGCCCCTGTCAACACCATGTCATCGCGGTGAACCATGGCGGCCCGGCCCGAATAGCCCAGAATTCCGGCGATCTCGGAGGATTTGCGACCGGCGATCTGACGGGCCTCGTCAGACCCGTAAGCGGCAAGCCCGCGGGCGAATTCATATCCGGCCAGATTGCAGATGGCGACGGTATCGCCCCGCAGAAAACTGCCGACGACCTTTCTGACGCCGGCCGGCAGAAGGCTTTTGCCTGTCTTCAGTGCGTTTTCCGCACCGGGATCGACAAAAAACCGTCCGCCCGGATCGATCTGCCCGGCAATCCACGTCTTGCGCGCCGTGACCGGCGAGGTGCTGGGCTCGAACAGGCTGTGGCGCGTGCCTTCATCGATCGCGCGCAGAGGATGATCGCGCTTTCCGGACGCGATGATCATGGCGCAGCCGGCCTTGGTGGCGATGCGCCCGGCTTCGATCTTGGTCTTCATGCCGCCGCGCGACAGTTCGGAACCTGCATCGCCCGCCATGGCGTCAATTTCCGGCGTTATTTCGGGGATATGGTGCATGAAGCCAGCGTCGGGGTTGCTGTCGGGCGGCGCGGTGTAGAGGCCGTCGACATCCGACAGCAGAACCAGCATGTCGGCGCCGGCCATGCTTGCCACGCGTGCGGCCAGGCGGTCATTGTCGCCATAGCGGATTTCATTGGTCGCCACGCTGTCATTTTCATTGATCACCGGCACTGCACCGGCTGCCAGCAACTGTTCAATGGTTGCGCGGGCGTTGAGATAGCGCCGCCGCTCGCGGGTATCGTCAAGCGTCAGCAGGATCTGGCCGGCTACGAGACCCTGCTTCGACAGTGCGTCGGACCAGGCCTTGGCAAGAGCGATCTGGCCGATCGAGGCGACAGCCTGGCTTTCTTCCAGTTTCAGGCTGCCGCTGGCATGGCCAAGGCTGGTTCCCTGCATGACGGTACGGCCAAGGGCGATCGATCCGGATGAGACGATCAGGACATCGCATCCGGCTTTCCTGAGCGCGGCGATGTCGAGGCAAAGCGTCTCGACCCAGTGACGCCGCAGACCGTCACTACGGTCCACCAGCAGCGCGGAGCCGACCTTGATGGCAATGCGCCGATAGTTGGCGAGGCAGGTGCTGCGCATCATGTGCTCCAGTCCCGCGCCCCCTCGGCGCTGCTGTCCTCGCGCCCGGCGTTTTTATCATCCTCGATGATGGCGGCCAGCCTGCGCAGGGCGGCCGTCATGCCCTGGCCCGATACGGCGGACAGGACCAGCGGTGTCTGGCCGCAGGCTTCTTCCAGCTCGCCAGCAAGCGCCGCCTGCAATTCCTCGTCAAGAATGTCGGCCTGCGACAGGGCGACAATCTCGGGTTTTTCGCCAAGACCGTGGCCATAGGCCTCGAGTTCCCCGCGTACGGTTCGATATGCATCTGCAACATCGGTCTCCTGCGCAGAGACAAGGTGGAGGAGGACCCGTGTGCGCTCGACGTGGCCGAGGAAGCGGTCGCCAATGCCCGAGCCCTGGTGAGCGCCCTCGATCAGCCCCGGAATGTCGGCAATGATGAATTCGCCACCGTCGACGCTGGCAACGCCAAGATTGGGATGCAGAGTGGTGAAGGGATAGTCGGCGATCTTCGGGCGTGCGCGCGTGACGCTGGACAGGAACGTGGATTTTCCGGCGTTCGGAAGGCCCACCAAGCCTGCATCGGCAATCAGTTTCAGACGCAGCCATATGGTCTTTTCAATGCCGGGCAGGCCGGGATTGGCATGGCGGGGCGCCTGATTGGTGGAGGATTTAAAATGCGCGTTGCCAAAGCCGCCATTGCCGCCGGCGGCCAGACGAAAGCGCTGGCCTTCATCGATCATATCGCAGATCAGCGTTTCATTGTCTTCTTCAAAGATCTGCGTGCCGACCGGCACTTTCAGGATCGTGTCCGAGCCGGTGGCTCCCGTACGGTTGCGACCCATGCCGTGCATGCCGGTCTTCGCCTTGAAATGCTGCTGATAGCGATAATCGATCAACGTATTGAGGCCGTGCACGGCCTCGGCCCAGACATCGCCGCCACGGCCGCCATCGCCGCCGTCCGGTCCGCCGAACTCGATGTATTTTTCACGGCGGAATGAGACCGATCCCCCGCCTCCGTCGCCGGAGCGGATATAGACCTTTGCCTGATCAAGAAATTTCATCTGTCAGCTATCCGCCTGCGATTGCGTTGGTTTTGTCGGCCATACGGATAAAGCCCGCATGCTTTAAGGTCAAAGGCAATCGTTGAAAACGCTTTGCGGGCCATTTGCTGCGCCTGCTCGATTTTTTCCGCTTTGTCATGCCTTGCCGTCCATTGCCAAAAGAAGAGGCCCGTGGTTTTCACCACGGGCCTTGATGTCATGCCGCCGCCCAGCTGCGCAGGGAGATCCATGTCTTGCGGTCGAGGCGGTACCATTCGACGGGAACCGTGCTGCCAAGCGCCAGCGATTTGGCCATTCCCGTTCCCTGGAACTGGAAACCGCATTTGTGGATCACCCGGCGCGAAGCGAGGTTGGTGACCCTGCAGCGCACGTCGATGCAGTCGATGCTGCGGGTGCGGAAGGCCATGTCGATGACCGCATGTGCGGCCTCCGTGGCATAGCCGTTGCCCCAATGGGGCTCGCCGATCCAGTATCCGAGCTCTAGCGTTGCCGGATCGTCCTGTGGCTCGATCCCGCAACAACCCAGGAAACGCCCGTCTTCGGCATTGGTCACTGCATAGATGCACTTGCCGATCGCGCCTGTTTTGGAGCGTCGGATAAAATCCGCTGCGTCCTTGCGGGTATAGGGATGCGGCATACGCGACACCATCGTTGCGACCCGGGCATTGTTGGCGAGACAGGTAAGGGCATCCGTGTCCTCGGTATGCGGGGTGCGCAGAACGAGCCTTTCAGTCACGAGAACCGGACAACCCGCCCGCTCGTGATGGCTCTCATCTTCCTGACTATCCGCTTCCATTTTCAGTCCTCCAGTTGCAAATGAAAAGGGGAGATGGCGCCCCATCTCCCCTGACAACTCTTGGCCTGAAATGTTTCAGCCGGGTCGATGAGACGCCGGCTGTCCCCACCGGCTATTCCGCTGCTTGCGCAAGCGGCA is drawn from Hoeflea prorocentri and contains these coding sequences:
- a CDS encoding nicotinate-nucleotide adenylyltransferase, which translates into the protein MHGNEIPAALLRMPHVEPGMAVGLFGGSFNPPHEGHVLVAETALRRLRLDQLWWIVTPGNPLKDHGALASLATRMDLSRKIVHDPRVKFTAFEAVHNLSYTSETLEFVLSRNRGVDFVWVMGADNLAGFHHWQNWQAIANRVPIAVVDRPGSTLSYLSSVMAKTFGHARVDEMQSVALARMRPPAWTFIHGPRSPLSSTALRNSGASGRSETGQNG
- a CDS encoding aspartate/glutamate racemase family protein; the encoded protein is MKLIGLIGGMSWESTAIYYRLMNEEVKRRLGGLHSARILLHSVNFHEIEQRQHSGDWQGTAEILSKAASGLKAAGADFLVIATNTMHKVADEVETGSGLPVLHIADATGKALVEDGRRRVGLLGTRFTMEEDFYADRLRSAFGLDVVVPNSKERDAIHRIIYEELCLGEVRADARRFFHAAIDDLRGDGCDCIILGCTELTMAVDETNSALPLYDTTALHAVAAVEQALKVRQHFS
- the rlmH gene encoding 23S rRNA (pseudouridine(1915)-N(3))-methyltransferase RlmH; translation: MRVTIYAVGKLKAGPERELSARYIDRFKKAGAARGLNFNRIVEITESRATDAATRKREEYEALEKQLPDDCVLLVLDEHGSTMSSRRFADTLAGWADIGRRDLAVAIGGADGHDDSLLDKADKVLSFGKLTWPHQIVRILLAEQLYRAATILTGHPYHRD
- a CDS encoding divergent polysaccharide deacetylase family protein yields the protein MIAGIAVLILFGGAGYMALQQSPLRGAPEPAEKQVAASEQPAQSEPIVIEGGIASEERVAGDSGAEIARTLTDEGGVVTTISPRDRSGDGPLIISGAETVGQDPRMAHLPVPELLEDTDFGRLPIKSADGRRALEAYARPWSGARGTRIAIVVGGLGLSQTGTQYAIATLPEEITLAFAASGNSLQRWLQEARRAGHEVLLQVPFEPFNYPQNDPGPHTLVVEDGTPQNLADLHWALGRITNYTGIMNFMGARFLSDPDATEPIMRDIARRGILFLDDGTSARTVTGSLASAIGVPHATADMVVDHEVNRIQIMKKLDEAERIARRNGSAIAIASAFETSVNAIAAWANEAKARGIEIVAVSALADDPEDF
- a CDS encoding murein hydrolase activator EnvC family protein gives rise to the protein MQSNLPKPATGKRDGSARRSAGFAVPGGWVAAIALCTVIALPLFAAAQTSKTPKSARPGAATIEQLDEQRKKGLGELERLSADIELSKERREALEDSIEALKKDEVTLRIELVQSAKTQKKLSEDISESELRLASLNGRETSARASLNARRGVLAEVLAALQRMGRNPPPALLVSPEDALSSVRSAILLGAVVPEIREQTQQLVDDLKELTDIRASIANERELLLATLENQAEEEERLTLLLAEKRKLTEQSQEKLALEAEASQRLAARAKSLEDLIASLGTEIDSVRKAAAEARLAEKRREEEAKEQRQKAREQAREGTPDANRIAPAFAFSKLKKKLELPVAGSQKFGFGEDDGSGQTLQGMTVSTVADAIVTAPADGWVVYSGPFRSYGELIILNAGDGYHLVLAGMGRTNADIGQFVVAGEPIGRMTRTKVVSASVLALASTEPTLYIEFRKNGKPVDPAPWWASNPSGRVRNDS
- the rsfS gene encoding ribosome silencing factor — translated: MLQKGKTLRTAHSKGNAASVSSSALESGNAAFHALKLVLASLEESKAEDVVSIDITGKSALGDHMVVSSGRSSRHVTAICDHLLRELKSAGFGSAKVEGLSHGDWVLIDAGDIIVHVFRPEVREFYNIEKMWMAPEVEEDTVH
- the lepB gene encoding signal peptidase I gives rise to the protein MRFAAVVAFAMAALYFFFYFDFAALPKLPVQIVGNYPLIFFMGFSVVSIGITLWLRPTSLPHRLYSRWWMVFLCVLVISIIPPALVRALIYQPFSTPGGSMVPTLVPGDRLFADKLAYGYGPYSFPFSDVLFGSRPWPDNLNRGDIVVFRLPQDPQTSYIKRVIGLPGDTVQMVDGYTILNGVRLSQEKMSDYLYDGTTGIARYRETLPFGRSYTILNLYDNTELDNTPEFEVPDNSFFVLGDNRDNSLDSRLSMGMIPIDNLAGKAVWIYANSGGDLDRARQDLSEN
- a CDS encoding RNA pyrophosphohydrolase, coding for MNKRKTELMAYRPCVGVVVINKEGLVWAGHRIAEEKGELSPSDFRWQLPQGGIDKGEEPIDAARRELYEETGIRSISLLAEAPEWIKYDLPDHLMGVALKGKYRGQTQRWFAFRFEGDESEIAINPPPDGYKAEFDTWQWRRLSDLPGLIVPFKRGVYEEVLAAFSHLTV
- a CDS encoding S41 family peptidase; this translates as MIRKVLILTVGVFIGAVSVTALQYSGSSAVAANSETYKQLSIFGDVFERVRAQYVTPPEEKELIESAINGMLTSLDPHSSYLNVDDANDMRTQTRGEFGGLGIEVTLDQDSELVKVITPIDETPASKAGVLAGDLISEIDGEAVRGLTLSQAVDKMRGPVGSDINLTILREGADAPINIEITRAIIKIRAVRHRVEDNVGYVRVISFTEKTYNDLANAIKDIEDKIPADELKGYVIDLRLNPGGLLDQAINVSDAFLDRGEIVSTRGRNSEETRRYNSRPGDLTDGKPIIVLVNGGSASASEIVAGALQDHHRATVVGTRSFGKGSVQTIIPLGENGALRLTTALYYTPSGKSIQGTGIKPDIIVEQPLPEELQGRVRETGESELRGHIQGQDETEEGSGSIAYVPPEPEDDEQLGFALELLRGERTDPAFPPSPDNTLKAAKEVDKETPKTE